One stretch of Campylobacter sp. CCS1377 DNA includes these proteins:
- a CDS encoding DUF4006 family protein yields MENMNRNVFSLSGVTGMLIATVLLLAILVGLTIWGIKAQQDVMQKPYTLNNPQSVPMKGADANKHMIVKDGQ; encoded by the coding sequence ATGGAAAATATGAATAGAAATGTATTTTCACTTTCGGGCGTAACAGGAATGTTAATTGCTACGGTTTTGCTGCTTGCTATTTTGGTAGGACTTACGATTTGGGGTATTAAAGCACAGCAAGATGTAATGCAAAAACCTTATACTTTAAATAATCCTCAAAGTGTTCCTATGAAAGGTGCTGATGCCAATAAACATATGATAGTAAAGGATGGACAATGA
- the ccoP gene encoding cytochrome-c oxidase, cbb3-type subunit III, with protein sequence MQWLNLEDNINLLSLIGAILIILITLVIVGRMFKQMKEKRGDAELSEHSWDGIGEYKNAIPTGWAVVFFLTIVWAIWYFLWGYPLNGYSRIGEYNEEVMAHTVKFEEKFKNLSAEDKVAMGENIFLVQCSQCHGITADGINGKAQNLTMWGSEEGLIDVLKKGSKGMNYLMGEMAPAVELGVAEEDIPAVAAYVAKEISAIKKTANEDLVARGKEVFATCVACHGEDGTGIVGGEVLAPDLTKYGQSEFVVEVLNRGKSGAIGVMPMFNSGILNDIQKQAVGEYVISLSRGE encoded by the coding sequence ATGCAATGGTTAAATTTAGAAGATAATATCAATCTCTTATCTTTAATTGGAGCTATTCTTATCATTTTAATCACACTTGTAATTGTGGGTAGAATGTTTAAACAAATGAAAGAAAAAAGAGGTGATGCGGAGCTTAGTGAGCATAGTTGGGATGGTATAGGTGAGTATAAAAATGCTATTCCTACAGGTTGGGCTGTTGTGTTTTTCCTTACTATTGTTTGGGCTATTTGGTATTTTCTTTGGGGGTATCCTTTAAATGGTTATTCGAGAATAGGTGAATACAATGAAGAGGTAATGGCTCATACGGTTAAATTTGAAGAAAAATTCAAAAATCTTTCTGCTGAAGATAAAGTTGCTATGGGTGAAAATATCTTTTTAGTCCAATGTTCTCAATGCCATGGAATCACTGCTGATGGGATTAATGGAAAAGCACAAAATCTTACTATGTGGGGTTCTGAAGAAGGGCTTATTGATGTTTTGAAAAAAGGTTCTAAGGGTATGAATTATCTTATGGGTGAGATGGCTCCAGCAGTTGAACTTGGTGTTGCGGAAGAAGATATTCCAGCGGTTGCTGCTTATGTTGCAAAGGAAATTTCAGCGATTAAAAAAACAGCAAATGAAGATTTAGTAGCTCGCGGCAAAGAGGTTTTTGCTACTTGTGTTGCTTGTCATGGTGAAGATGGGACCGGAATAGTAGGTGGAGAAGTTTTAGCACCCGATCTTACCAAGTATGGACAATCTGAATTTGTGGTAGAAGTTTTAAATAGGGGTAAAAGCGGTGCTATTGGTGTGATGCCTATGTTTAATAGCGGAATTTTAAATGATATTCAAAAACAAGCTGTTGGCGAATATGTGATTTCTCTTTCAAGGGGTGAGTAA